CCGCTTAACCCTTTTAATTAAAGCCTAGCGTAGACTACCTGATGATGAAATTCTTACCAAATTAAATTAACAAATTCAAGTGATCTTCCAAGTTGGATCAAACTGATAATTAACCATTATGATAATTAGCAAGAATTTGGTATGGATCATTACTTTATATCTCTAAAGATATGGGGATCAACCATTTTGCGACTTCCTACTACTAGTTCTTTGTCTTTTTGAGGACAGACCATGACTAATTCAAATGATCTTCCAAGTTGGATCAAACTGATGATCAACTTTATTTTCAGTTCATGATAATTAATTTGCAAGAATTAATATTGGTATGGATCATCACTTTATATCTCTAAAGATATGGTGATCAACCATTTTGGACTTCGTACTACTAATTCTTTGTCTTTTTGAGGAGACAATTGAAACTTAAGTGTCATACATTACATTCATATGCTGGATGAACATGTTATGGCCATTTTGGATCGTATAAGAGTTGAATATGGATTCATGGACTCTGGCCGGCCAGGAATGTACATCTAATTAACATACATGTATATACCTTCCCCGCCTCTTAGCTATTTATGatcaatataattaattataaggCCTGCTCGGTAGCACTTCCTCCTCGGCTCCTCCCACTGTTAATGGAGGCCGGCTGATGATCAACGCGAATACAGAAGAAGATCCAACAAGATAAAACTTTGATCCAAATTGATGTATtagcagtggcggatctagaATTAAAATGTCACCCGGGCTAATTTCAAAGGCGGACCTAGGATTTTATGAGGTGGATCACAATTTTGGCTGAAGGCTAAAAAAAAATCGGGTTTACAACATAGAGTGTATGaagttcatataattaaaatatcaATCAACcctaaatatttatatcattCCCTAATTCCCAATAATCTTAAGTTCTTAactaacaaacaaacaaacccaaATTAGTAAATACTCAATCTCTAATTCGGTCATTCTCTAACATACCACTAAATTTCagattccaaatttcaaatcaTTCCATATCGATAGTTTAACTAACAAACTCATATACCAACACTAATTCCCTAcatttttaacaaactcaaataggcaaataaaatactcAATCTCTTATCATAATCTCATTCAGCCATTCAGTAAGACAGTAACAAGACTAACACACTAACACcaatttcatataatcatattccaaatttccaataagATATGTTTAACAAACAAAGTGAGCACCCATATACCCGCCAAATTTAAGTATCTAATCATTCAATAATCAGTATCtaattattttaatcagtatatgattcaattttaaaaaaaaaacttagaaTAGAAAATGGAGAAGAGCTAAACGTATGGGTTCTACAGTAGAACGGTAAAAGTGTAGATGAGAGTAGAGAGAGTTTCGGACGGTCGGGCCTTCGGCGGCGCAACGGCAGGGAGTGACAACGACATGCTTGAACAATTTAGAAGAAGAATAGTCGAGTAGATGTAAGAGCTAAAGAACATAAGAAAGACATCTGAAAAATATCTCATGTAATTTATTggtttaattttattattttttaaataaaagggTTGAAATCTCACCTGGGTTGAAATCTAAGGCAAGGTAAAGAAGAATGCCAACAATCAGATCCTACGTACACTGCTAAATATTGCACACTCGATCATGTTTCTTTAACTAGAAGCAACAACGAAGACATGCTTCAAACATTGCATAGCAGATTTACGGCGGGGAAGATTGATCCTCATCCTCATGCCTCGAACGTAAACAAGTATTATTTGTTGTAATGCATGCTGTAAGCGACATCTATCAATCTATAATAACGTTATCTAGGCGCTAAGCAACATATTAATCCGATCACCTGATTCCATACATTAGTATTCTAATCAGCAAAAAAACCACTCCAGACattgggattatgcatgcaaGTGCTGAGTATGACTATTATTTAAGATAATTTGACACCAAATTAAGGACCATTATCTACAACTGTACGTATGACTGTTATAAGTTGTCTAATTGAGTGGTTAAGTAGTCTGATGCAAAATCCCAATCCAATATCTGAAAACGATTCCTCATTTCTAATCTTTGGGAAGCAGAGACGTAGATTATATGTGTTTCTGCATTTGGGGCACTCTGTTATGGACAAACAAAAGGAAGGCCAACTGCATGGATATTATTCTGTTCTCCAAATTAAGGAATAAGGATGATGCTTATCCATCTAGCTACTAGTTCATCTTTGGGGTAAAGATATTTGCTTTAGCTTCACACACCTGTTGGGGAAGATTAGTCTTATCTCCATTGTGTAACATTTTGCTGCATATGAAAGAACATAAATGCTTTTAATTTGGTGGAAGCTGATCCGCATCCTCATTATCTCATCCACCCATAATTTTTCAAGTAAGAATCTACCCTCCCTCCTGCCAAAGTGCCAAGGATGAAAATTATGTGGACCATGAATCATATATGCTTAGAAATGACTGTGGTCCATATTAGTAACAGAGATCAAATCCTGCTATACAAGATGGAAGTGACAACCCTATTTATTCCTATACAAGATGGGTGAAATATCTCATTGTAATAATTCTACCATTTCTATTTAGAGAAACTCtgtaataatattaaaaataaagaagaaaagggGAATTGGAATTGATTCTTGCACAGTCCAAAAGTGACAAATTGGAAGccaaaattagttttttttttgttggttagaGCCAAAATTAGTAATTGGAAAAGCCAAGACATAGATACAAGTAGAAATCCAGTTTTTGCTGTACGTAGCTTTAGCCTTAGCCTGTGTCAACACACTTCATTGCGCGCATGCTGCTCTGTCAGAACCTTGGTTTCAAGCCATTAACGCTTCCTTGACTTAATCCACCACCATTTCCTCCCTCCTATACCACCTAGCTAAGCTAGGCTTGTAATTAACATGTCACTTATCACTAATAGTGTTTTCATGCCCTAATGATCCAATTTTTGTGATGGAAATTATTCATGTAATGCCATTTACATTGGAATAGTTGGGAAGAATTCTGAGCAATTTTCATGTggctctctcttttttctctttgctTTCTTGGATTCTTTAGGGACCATAATTGAGGATTACAAACACAAAAGACAAGAAACATCACATCTGAGTAGGAGATTAGTTTGAATTCTGATTGCTTGCTAATTTGATCTGCACTTTAGCATGTAGCGTTATTCCTATCTTAGTCTATTCTAAATAATTTCACAGACAATTCATAGTTTTAAGGATATATAGTCTAATCCTTCGTATTGTATAAATTTAAATTGTATTGTCTTTATCACTTCTGTCGATTCGGGTATTgatcaaaacaaataatgCATATCGCTTGTTAATACGTACGTACATATTATCCGGACAAGATTCAGAGAATTGCAAACAAAAACGCTGGATGATAATGAGAAGTACTTGATCAAGAGGATGAGGATTAAGCTGACTAATCACGGCGTGCTGCCGAAAATATAAATCATCCTTAATTAGCCCCCATAGATTAACAACGCAATATTAACTTGAGACAAGACACAATAAAATGATTGAAGATGAAGCAGAAACGACAACAGTTGTCTCAATCTCCTTAATCGACATTTCAAAATTCCTaacctctttcttcttcttttggtaaTCAGTCCTAATGCAGAGATTGATCTTTTGCTTTGTAACTAAGCAGCCTGACTTTTGTTAACTTGGTGTCAATCTCCCATCATCATTTTTCATCCCACTAATTAAATCTTCCCTTCAATCATTAGATTAGCAGTAAAGAAATCGATTAATCACACTAATTaacttctctctctccgatatattatataatgctCCGGattattaaaatttttaaTCGTTAATTAGTTCATGGCATAGCAACTAATAATTTGTACATTGTTCCAGACCATTTATGTACAGGTACGTATCACGTAATACTACTGTGTAGTGCACGCTACTACTGTACTCCAGAAATGTGAAGCAATTCAAATTAAACAGTAACCTCTCATATCAAAATGTGAGAGCACAGATTTGAATTTTTACAAtgctgcaaaaaaaaaaaagccagAGGCTTTGTCTTGGTCTGCAAGAATACGCAGAGATCTCTCTCTAAAGCTCGATGAGTCCAGCTCCACCTGCTTCTTTCTGCGCTGAAACATGATTCTGATCTCCCCAGTCGACACGTTTTCTCTTCCAATTCGCTCGCACCTTCCCAAAACTTGAATCCCTGAATTCCATAAAACCCAACATGACCAAATATTTATTGCTGTctgtaaccaaaaaagaagaagaatttatTGCTTTCAACAAACTCATACGTAAGCTAAGCTCCGATTAGTTATGCCACAGCAAATCTAATCCCCTGCTAATCATTTCCCATTTGTTTAGTTACTAATCTGGTGGTTAGTACAGGTTTAAGTTTACTAATCCCTTTTCTACTAccaatctatatatatacctctCTTCATCATATTAAGCTTAGCTGAGCTCTCAAAGATTGCTCCTTTATGAATATCCTCCCATGACCAAGACAAATAGGTCCCATTTTTTCCCAGAGAAGTTTGAGTTTTACAATACCCTAACATTTGATTCCCAGTTCCAAACCCAAGTCATGGACTTTAAGGCCATGTCTACCACCACAGCCTCCGCCACCGCCTCCATCAATACTCCTGATACAGACACTGAGCTCATCCCCACATCTGACCCCAAATCTGGGCCCTTCAGATCCTTCTCCTTCAACACCGGCACTCTGCTGAAGCCCCACCACCACCCATTTCACCTTCCTCCGCCGCAGACGACCCCGGTTGGCTACCGAGAATGCCTGAAGAACCACGCTGCCAGCCTCGGCGGCCACGCCCTCGACGGCTGCGGTGAGTTTTACCCCAGCCCCATTTCCAACCCCGCCGACCCCACCTCGCTAAAATGCGCCGCCTGCGGCTGCCACCGCAACTTCCACCGCCGTGACTGGCCGGACGAACCACGCGCTTTCACTCCCCCAAAGGCTTTTCTCGTCAGCTCtactcaccaccaccaccaccgcgTACTCCCTCCGCCACCAGCTCGCCACAGCATGAGCCCAAGTCCGAGCCGGAGCACTAGTCCTGGCCCAAGCACCACCTTGAGCCCCCACTCTCCTCCGCCGGTGTCTCACGTGCCGCCCTCGTTCTTCGGCACCCCGACCCAGATACTCCTCGCCCTCAGCTCCGCCGCGTACACAGGGCCACCGTCGGATGAGAAGCTGAGTAATAATCCGACGGGTGGGAAGAGTACTACTGGGAGGAAGAGATCGAGGACCAAGTTCAGCCAGGAGCAGAAGGACAAGATGTTCAGTTTTGCTGAAAAACTAGGTTGGAGAATGCAGAGGAGCGAAGACAAGTTCGTCGAGGACTTCTGCCATGAGATTGGGATTGGTCGGAATGTCTTTAAGATTTGGATGCACAACAACAAGCACCAGAGGAGGCAGAGGTTGTTGTCTTCGGCCGGGTTGATCAATGACTGCGATGGGAACTACGGCGGTGATGCCGTCGGAGGCAACAGCTTTGATTCCAATGCCGAGGAGGacaataacaacaacaacaatgtgAATGCAATTACCAACTCCCCTAATGAGAGTAGCAGAGATGATCATCACCACCAAAGGTTCTATCTTTCCAACAATGGGTCATCTTCGTCGTCTTGAAATCAATGAGTCATTAGAGTTGAGAGCTTGGAGATAAGTTTCAATGTTCCTTGTGTTTACTAGTTTCTGGTTCTGGTTAGCTTTGTTAATGGTGGTTACTGACTAGTGGTTTGAGGATTGAGGAAGAGAACAGAGGCTAATTAACAGTTAAAGACAGAACTAATCAATGTTAATGCAAGTTTagttttctatttaatttgtagCATCATATATGAAGCTAGCTGGTTGCTTTCTTTGAGTTGCAGACATGTttggtctttttttttctcccttTGTTTAACCATGAAATTAATCCCGGAGAATAAAGGGGAACTTTCTATATGAGggaatttaattatttacctTTCTGCGTTAGGGAACTTGGTTCATTTCTCGTGGGTTTCTTTTAAGTCTATGGTATGAATCATATGATTAATATTTTCCATTAACTTAAAAGTGAAGCCTTTGGAGTTTCGCCATGCTTACTTGTCCAAAATGTGCAGCTTTCGTTTTCAAAATTTGGTTAAAACGTTGTCATCTGCAATTTTGTTGTTATTCATTGAAGGGTAGACCCTGCTTCTGCTCAAAGCCTCAAAGTGTATTGAATTCTTTCACCAGATTGACCAGAATGGTATTGGTCTTTGATGGAGATCAGATGGGGTTTGGTGCACCTTGACTGAGGTAAACGTGCTGTGATTAATCTACTCTAGGGTTAACGTCAAGTGAATTTCTGTAGAGTAGCCTTTTTGATATATATTACTAAATGCCTAGctgaaatatttttatatataagatGAGATATAAGAGGTCTTGTCACCTTTCTAGATTCTAGAGTGACATCATATCATGCTAGACTAGATTTTTAATCTACTGTATCATTTGCACGCTAGGGCACATGAGAAAATAACATACATTGTTGTAATatgtctttttttgttgaacagaagaaaattcaagaaattGCAATACAATTTTCCAAAGAGTTCATAACCGCACTTGAGTTACACAGCTTGCATTAGTGGACAcaagaaacatgtatttgaaaaaTGAACAGATTTAATTACTCACATTACACACCGTTTCCCCAATTTTTAGTACTATAGGTTGTATTATGGTTATCTAAGTCGCGAACGTATCACATATATTCTTCGATTTTCTAAACATCCATGAACGTATGAAAAAAAAGTCACGAATGTATGAAATTGGCCGACGCCTAGCGCCGAATTATACGGGCCATGATTATATACAGTTCAATAAGTACCAAGTGGTGCAACTTTTACATGTGGGATCTTGGGAATTAATCTCATAGCATACCAATAGATTTTGCCTTCATGAGTTCAATCTTCTTTTGAAATAGATAGAATAGAATATGTACCGATCTAATTATACTATAGCCCCCCTTCAAGAACGATCTTGATACCGgaatatattaagaaaaacgtaGACCGTAAGAGGTGTGTAGTATAAAAGTAGTTAGTTGGATTTAAAGTGAATAATTagtgtaacaaaaaaaaaagaataattaggttttaaaaatataaacaagTTCGAAGCCTGGGATATGGACCCAGACGAAACACGTAATAGAGATCGATGTGTTGTCATGCCTGCATGCAATTTAGTAGTTAAGAAATGGTTTTATATGGATAGCCTGGGCTTTTAAGGCAAGTCGTATACCGGGATTTGCTTAAACAAAGGTTTGATTAGGTAGTGGAAACAGTGCCCAGAACATGAAATAACGGCCAGCTTTCCTCTTTTGGTTGGATGATTAAAACTGCAAGCATTGTTGTTTAGAATATCTGAATATGAACATCATCTTCTGGAAATAATTAAACTAATGCAGATGATTAATCGTTATGATCTTTGTATAAATATCGAGCTTGATCCACCGCCCTTATATACACACGCGTCGATATCAGCTAATGGTTTATCCTCATTTCCGTGATAGAAAATAGAAACTTCGGGAATTTCATGATTTCATAAGCATGTTTAGGTTTGATATGTTTATCAGATCTCCACGCGTACGTAATTGTGTAACTGGATCTGCATTCTGCAAATGATTTGTAATGGTCTGGTTAGCAAGAGTGGGGTGCCATTAAGAAGTAATTAATCATGATCAGTAACCTGCACTCTAACCCTAAACATCTTGGTCATGGACTCATGGTGATGGCCTGGCGATGATGAAATACACATTTTGTaggttttggttttgcttATAGGTATGATATTGGAACCTACTTAATTTATGTGTCTCAAGCTCATAGACTGTACATGTTAGTGatgttacaacttacaagggTTCACGCTCTCTTCTTCCATTAGTTCCATATATATGGCTCTCACAATTGGTCTCTTCTATTTTAAAGTTATGATATGATATACAAGTGATCTCTTTAATTTGTACCGTCGGCATATGTAATGACTTATTATATTGTTGGGAATGGGAAGTATAGGAAAATCGAAAAGTTAAAGTGATCAGAGTGTCTAGACTATTAAATCATATTGTTTACATACAGCTTTTGATGAAGCAAACTAaataatttaagaaaaaaactaTTATATTGcctaaataatataaaaagggACGCAAACTCGGTTTATACTCTTAAATCTTAAGTTGGGTTGCCCTTAAGTTGATAAATTTTACGCTTTTTGAGGaatcatcaaactcatgtcATTTGTTATAGATACAACGATTATACAATGGGTATACAATTTATAGTAACTTACAGAGTTTAATGCAAGTAATTATTCAACTTCATAATCCTGGGCAACTTTTACGGAAAATTCTGTTATGCCCGGCTGTATGTCATGCATACAGAAAAACTCAGTTCACTCACACACACAACCCATCGTGCAGATCACGTGCTCCCCTAATCAATGTATGTAAAACTTGTTGTATGTTGTACATGTATGTACAGCAGATGAACCCAACTTTTACggtcatgaaaaaaaaattacgtcTTGTATGTTAAGCGGGCTTTCCCTTCAGGGAACCAAAATCTCAGACCGGAGAccattgaaaaagaaagaccGTAGGCCTTATGAAGATGAGTGGGCTGTCAGTTTGGCCTTATCGATCATAGGACGTAATCGTACCAGGCATCTTTGAATGTGATCGAATTTGGCTGCCCCTTCATAGCTTTCATGTGAACTCTGTACGTTCAAGTTCAGGATTTGATGCCGTGCAGAACTACGTACTGCAACTTCCAATCACAAAGTCGCATGGATTTGACTGGATAACTGAGCACATTAAGCCTCACTTGTTTTATAAACATCAACTACATACTTTCACTTCTCTCCCAGTTTCTTCTTTTCCAGCTATATGTCTCCGCATCCATAGACTGGATTCTCTTCTCTCAGTCTATCTTTCCTTATATACTCGGACTTACTTGGACAGATCCATGAGCTACAATGGCACCACATTATGAACTTGCCGCAGGTATTGTATAATGTCTACTTGAATTAATGACTACAATTTGCTGCTATCAGATTGCTGATGTCTACTATTGATTCATTTTCGGTACAAAATTACGTGCAGATAGTTACTAGCAGCTGGAGTTAAAAGTCTTGTTGCTTTTGAATTGGGAGGTTCAGGAATATTGGAATCAACCTATACAACCACCCCTAAGATATTGCATTTCCGCATCAGCGCAGTCTTCAGGTATATATCAAAAGACGCAAAAAGATTGAAAGATCAGTTTGAATACTTGACTAGCCTAGCTAGTAAAATTTACTAGTGTAAACCATTCCTTTTTTCCATATCTGTTGTTAATAATGTGTCGAGATAAACAAGTATATACATCCGCAAGTCAAGTAATCACCAGGCACATTCGGCTTGACATATGTTAAcatggaaaaagaagaaatgaaggCTCCATAAGGACCTTTCTGTGAACAAAATTTATGTTGTCTAGCTTCTCATGGCACCAAACTAACTGATCTGATGttagttttgacatattaagcACTCTCAAAACCAGCCTCAGTTCAACTTGAGCGATAAACAAACTATGCTCAAGTCTATCTTGATCTTGATGCTGCTTTTGGAACTTCTTCACTACGCAATTACCAGTTCTCTGTATGTCTTTGAGCTTTTTCTCCTTCTGCAATATGATTTTGTGATCAAAATTCAAGTAAAACAATGCCGATCCATTTGAGATTTATGTAATACAACAAACCTTTTGAAGATCTTTCCGGATATCTATTAGAAGCTCCAAGTCTTTATGCTCAACCTGACTTTCTTGAAGGCTTCTCAGGACCGCATTTCTCTCGTCACTGCGAAGAAATGTCCAAAATAACTGCATCGATTCTTCAATGATTTTCATCAGCATCTCACTCACTATTATcaaatcctcctcctc
This is a stretch of genomic DNA from Argentina anserina chromosome 4, drPotAnse1.1, whole genome shotgun sequence. It encodes these proteins:
- the LOC126790960 gene encoding zinc-finger homeodomain protein 8-like → MTKTNRSHFFPEKFEFYNTLTFDSQFQTQVMDFKAMSTTTASATASINTPDTDTELIPTSDPKSGPFRSFSFNTGTLLKPHHHPFHLPPPQTTPVGYRECLKNHAASLGGHALDGCGEFYPSPISNPADPTSLKCAACGCHRNFHRRDWPDEPRAFTPPKAFLVSSTHHHHHRVLPPPPARHSMSPSPSRSTSPGPSTTLSPHSPPPVSHVPPSFFGTPTQILLALSSAAYTGPPSDEKLSNNPTGGKSTTGRKRSRTKFSQEQKDKMFSFAEKLGWRMQRSEDKFVEDFCHEIGIGRNVFKIWMHNNKHQRRQRLLSSAGLINDCDGNYGGDAVGGNSFDSNAEEDNNNNNNVNAITNSPNESSRDDHHHQRFYLSNNGSSSSS